In a single window of the Planctomycetia bacterium genome:
- a CDS encoding metallophosphoesterase → MSDTPPATQNFPLSRRPSDRFYSRLQWLMLGLLALLILYSFVLLPHYPVSRPVGFRLVIFSLVCLNGLWWSVADRRFARFIRSAGASRFLRLGTAGFGIALNIPIAYMLIAGRMPQFIRSPTWYAGAVTLWHLGLAFCLPIVAGLRLFVLAVEGVWRRVRSTNPSPTQPQDRQSTDAVSNDAELLTRRKLLKTAFATAPVLLLTGATAYGRAEEGELLIRRHKLPAPWLPDRLRGLTITHVSDLHVGRLYRPYLLPRLVDVVNGLDSDIVLVTGDIIDNSNDMLPAAVSAIGQFRHRHGLFVCIGNHDEIDDRAAFIRYTRDQLPLLINERRSIEIGGERITIAGLDYSSSPQPRGRRLGDVAAAEEMLLGHRVEREGPVIALAHHPHAFDTMAPLGVPLTLSGHTHGGQIMLTPPGMRPDLGLGQILFHYIRGFYRQGASDLFVNSGVGNWFPLRIQAPAEVVQIQLV, encoded by the coding sequence ATGTCCGACACGCCCCCCGCAACCCAGAATTTTCCGCTGAGTCGACGGCCGAGCGATCGGTTCTATTCGCGCCTGCAATGGCTGATGCTGGGCTTGCTTGCGCTGCTCATCCTTTATTCTTTTGTGCTGTTACCGCACTACCCGGTTTCGCGGCCGGTGGGATTTCGGCTGGTCATTTTCTCGCTGGTCTGCCTGAACGGGCTTTGGTGGAGCGTGGCCGATCGGCGTTTTGCACGATTCATCCGCTCTGCAGGCGCGTCGCGATTTCTTCGACTTGGGACCGCCGGCTTTGGCATCGCCCTGAACATTCCGATTGCCTACATGCTGATCGCCGGCCGGATGCCGCAATTTATTCGCAGCCCGACCTGGTACGCCGGCGCGGTGACGCTCTGGCACCTGGGACTTGCCTTTTGCCTGCCCATCGTCGCGGGACTGCGCCTGTTTGTGCTCGCCGTCGAGGGAGTCTGGCGGCGTGTCAGAAGCACAAATCCGTCGCCGACGCAACCGCAGGACAGGCAATCGACTGATGCAGTGTCGAATGACGCCGAATTGCTGACCCGCAGGAAGTTGCTCAAGACCGCCTTCGCCACCGCGCCGGTTCTCCTGCTCACCGGGGCTACCGCCTATGGGCGCGCGGAGGAGGGCGAGCTGCTGATTCGTCGCCACAAACTGCCCGCGCCGTGGCTGCCCGATCGCTTGCGCGGGCTTACGATTACTCACGTCAGCGATCTGCACGTGGGCCGCTTGTATCGGCCGTATCTGCTTCCCCGCCTGGTTGACGTGGTGAACGGGCTGGACAGTGACATCGTCCTTGTCACCGGCGACATCATCGACAACTCCAACGACATGCTGCCGGCTGCGGTGTCGGCGATCGGGCAGTTCCGCCATCGCCACGGGCTTTTCGTGTGCATTGGGAACCACGACGAGATCGACGACCGCGCCGCGTTCATTCGCTACACGCGCGACCAACTGCCGCTGCTCATCAACGAGCGGAGGTCCATCGAGATCGGCGGCGAGCGGATCACCATCGCCGGGCTCGATTATTCAAGCAGTCCGCAGCCGCGCGGCCGTCGATTGGGCGATGTCGCCGCCGCCGAGGAGATGCTGCTGGGCCACCGCGTGGAGCGCGAGGGGCCTGTCATCGCACTGGCGCATCATCCTCACGCCTTCGACACGATGGCGCCGCTCGGCGTCCCGCTCACCCTCTCCGGGCATACCCACGGCGGGCAGATCATGCTCACCCCGCCGGGAATGCGGCCGGACCTGGGACTGGGGCAAATCCTGTTTCATTACATTCGCGGCTTCTACCGTCAGGGGGCGAGCGACCTGTTCGTGAACAGCGGCGTGGGCAACTGGTTTCCTTTGCGGATTCAGGCCCCGGCGGAAGTCGTGCAGATCCAACTCGTATAG
- a CDS encoding cytochrome c3 family protein, which produces MRLNNSVIRCYISAFMSLTPYERPESHLKLMSGRLRLRIRSRFFRPARGWAIVLVAVLVASCVQSGEQGETEQGPDGESSSAGAIGSVAAPDARWARGLIGSAHDFRQADGAALDLCTPCHTPHVSLGKAPLLDRRPQVYQAAQSYEARGVELDASSLLCLSCHDGITARDVYGYAHAVRGPGKIGGSWIGTGSLTSHPIGAKYPLTEPTYHDPASVTASGRIKLPDGRVQCISCHDPHNSHRVEGMLVDRNDASRLCLACHRL; this is translated from the coding sequence ATGCGGCTTAACAACAGCGTCATTCGCTGTTATATATCGGCGTTCATGAGCCTGACGCCGTACGAACGACCAGAGTCGCACCTGAAGCTCATGTCCGGCCGACTCCGGCTGCGTATCCGTTCACGCTTCTTCCGGCCTGCCCGAGGATGGGCGATTGTACTCGTCGCGGTGTTGGTGGCATCGTGCGTCCAAAGCGGTGAGCAGGGCGAGACGGAGCAAGGGCCCGACGGTGAATCGTCATCTGCAGGGGCAATTGGTTCGGTCGCCGCACCGGATGCGCGATGGGCGCGGGGTTTGATCGGAAGCGCCCATGACTTCCGGCAGGCCGACGGCGCAGCGCTGGACCTTTGCACGCCGTGTCATACTCCGCACGTCTCGCTGGGCAAGGCCCCTCTCCTCGACCGGCGGCCGCAGGTTTATCAAGCTGCCCAATCGTATGAGGCGCGGGGCGTCGAGCTGGACGCCAGTTCACTTCTCTGCCTGAGCTGTCACGACGGGATCACGGCTCGGGATGTTTATGGCTATGCACACGCGGTCAGGGGGCCGGGGAAGATCGGCGGATCGTGGATCGGGACGGGCAGTCTGACCAGCCACCCGATCGGCGCAAAGTATCCGCTGACCGAACCGACGTATCACGACCCCGCATCCGTGACGGCAAGCGGCCGGATCAAGCTGCCCGATGGCCGGGTGCAGTGCATATCCTGCCACGATCCGCACAATTCGCACCGGGTTGAGGGCATGCTGGTGGATCGCAATGACGCAAGCCGCCTGTGCCTCGCCTGCCATCGGTTGTAG
- a CDS encoding 6-bladed beta-propeller, protein MTRTSRIAAALVLLSALAGCQGPLRPVFEKHEPPIVWPPSPDRPRIAYIGSLSGEDSLNKPKPVTLKSLLAGPEPTIGFSTPTSVAARGDDLFVCDGQNQAVYHLNLTTRDFRAITHADGEQFGWPSDVTLADQHLAIADGKRAAIFIMTLQGADVRTMGKGTLKRPSAVGWSPQRREYWVLDTGAHACVIFDEDGAEKSRFGQRGESLGEFNYPAGLVCDDRLGALIADSMNFRVQTIDAAGLAKHMFGKKGDAAGDFSLPRDVATDSDGHIYVLDNQFENVQVFDPGGRLLMAWGQEGHGPGEFYLPSGISIDAQDRIWIADTYNRRVQVFQYLPEESGTAAEEQEAK, encoded by the coding sequence ATGACACGAACATCACGAATCGCCGCGGCACTCGTTCTCCTCTCCGCACTCGCCGGCTGCCAGGGACCGCTGCGCCCCGTCTTCGAGAAGCACGAGCCGCCGATCGTATGGCCACCATCGCCGGACCGACCGCGCATTGCGTACATCGGTTCGCTCTCCGGGGAAGATAGTCTTAACAAGCCCAAGCCGGTTACGCTCAAGTCGCTGCTCGCCGGACCAGAGCCAACCATCGGTTTTTCCACCCCCACCAGCGTGGCGGCGCGCGGCGACGACCTTTTCGTCTGTGACGGTCAGAATCAAGCGGTGTACCACCTGAACCTCACCACGCGAGACTTCCGTGCCATCACCCATGCCGATGGCGAGCAGTTTGGGTGGCCGAGTGATGTGACGCTCGCGGATCAGCATCTTGCCATCGCGGACGGCAAGCGCGCCGCGATTTTCATCATGACGCTGCAGGGTGCCGATGTTCGCACGATGGGCAAGGGGACGCTCAAGCGACCCTCGGCCGTCGGCTGGAGCCCGCAGCGCCGCGAATACTGGGTTCTCGACACGGGTGCTCATGCCTGCGTGATCTTCGACGAAGACGGCGCCGAGAAGTCGCGATTCGGCCAGCGCGGCGAGAGCCTCGGCGAATTCAACTATCCGGCGGGACTGGTCTGTGATGATCGGCTTGGCGCGCTGATTGCCGACTCCATGAATTTCCGCGTTCAAACCATCGACGCCGCCGGACTGGCTAAGCACATGTTCGGAAAGAAAGGCGACGCCGCCGGTGACTTCTCGCTCCCGCGCGACGTGGCAACCGACTCCGACGGCCATATTTACGTACTCGATAATCAGTTTGAGAATGTACAGGTATTTGACCCGGGCGGTCGGCTGCTGATGGCGTGGGGACAGGAGGGCCACGGGCCGGGCGAATTTTATCTGCCCTCCGGAATCTCAATCGACGCCCAGGATCGAATCTGGATCGCGGACACTTACAACCGCCGCGTACAGGTGTTTCAATATCTCCCAGAAGAAAGCGGGACCGCCGCCGAAGAGCAAGAAGCGAAATGA
- a CDS encoding (d)CMP kinase, with amino-acid sequence MIITIDGPAGSGKSTAARKLAAKLGIAYLDTGSMYRAIALASLQAGIHLKDDAGIVAVAESAKIEVDCGPTHTRVTLDGTDVSEAIRSMAVNQATSFVARIPRIREMLVEKQREIGRRLGSLVTEGRDQGSVVFPNADLKFFLDASLEKRGLRRFQELVADGEDASYEMILENLRERDGNDRRQWAPLLEPATAIHIDTTQMTIHEVVERLLEEVRRKNILPQS; translated from the coding sequence ATGATCATCACGATTGACGGGCCCGCCGGCTCAGGAAAGAGCACCGCCGCCCGTAAGCTGGCCGCCAAGCTCGGCATTGCCTACCTCGATACCGGATCGATGTATCGGGCGATCGCCCTGGCGAGCCTTCAGGCGGGGATACATCTGAAGGACGACGCGGGGATCGTCGCGGTGGCGGAATCTGCCAAGATCGAAGTCGACTGCGGCCCGACTCACACGCGGGTGACACTGGACGGGACGGACGTCAGCGAGGCGATTCGCTCGATGGCGGTGAACCAGGCGACGAGTTTTGTGGCGCGGATACCGCGGATTCGGGAGATGCTGGTCGAGAAGCAGCGGGAGATCGGCCGGCGGCTCGGCTCGCTGGTGACGGAGGGCCGCGACCAGGGGAGCGTGGTGTTTCCGAACGCGGACTTGAAGTTCTTTCTGGATGCGAGCCTGGAGAAGCGGGGGCTTCGGCGATTTCAGGAACTCGTGGCGGACGGCGAGGACGCTTCGTACGAAATGATTCTGGAGAATCTGCGGGAGCGCGACGGCAACGATCGTCGCCAGTGGGCGCCGCTCTTGGAGCCGGCGACGGCGATTCATATCGATACGACGCAGATGACCATTCATGAGGTGGTGGAACGGCTTCTGGAGGAAGTCCGCCGCAAAAACATTCTTCCCCAGTCCTGA
- a CDS encoding type II secretion system protein, producing MNRWTTDARLGSDVRRQAFTLIELLVVMSVIAVLVGIMLPVLSAARKTAHGTACLSNLRRMGVTTVMYLEKSGGWYPPMRLSKVNGVTYVNEYGAAEPRWHWFLAFELGPVITPPADGASPWSDSFSRTINNGYFNCPSLIGANASDIRNGAYGYNYQYLGNARTDSNPPDFDNFGVSENSIKATAQTVVFADSRGAHPEHGKHSYTLDPPRLAREKNALKFGPGSSDGPIQHSPAEARHRGRAVVSFADGHSALSSLAELGYRQDDVGVVVADADGTDPIASNHLWNGLGSDTRPVTDASAARSR from the coding sequence ATGAATCGTTGGACGACCGACGCCCGGCTTGGCTCGGACGTTCGACGCCAGGCCTTCACCCTCATCGAGCTGCTCGTGGTCATGTCGGTCATCGCCGTGCTCGTCGGCATCATGCTCCCTGTCTTGAGTGCAGCCCGAAAGACGGCACACGGCACGGCCTGTTTGTCCAACTTGCGGCGGATGGGCGTCACGACCGTCATGTACCTTGAGAAATCGGGCGGCTGGTACCCGCCCATGCGGCTCTCAAAGGTGAACGGCGTCACATATGTGAACGAGTACGGCGCTGCTGAGCCGAGATGGCACTGGTTTCTGGCCTTTGAGCTCGGCCCCGTGATCACGCCGCCGGCCGACGGCGCCTCGCCATGGAGCGACTCCTTCTCGCGCACCATAAACAACGGCTATTTCAATTGTCCGAGTCTCATCGGTGCGAATGCGAGTGATATCCGCAATGGCGCATACGGCTACAACTATCAATACCTGGGAAACGCCCGCACGGACTCGAATCCGCCGGACTTTGACAATTTCGGCGTATCCGAAAACAGCATCAAGGCGACTGCTCAGACCGTCGTTTTCGCCGACAGTCGCGGAGCCCATCCCGAACATGGAAAACACTCCTACACCCTGGACCCACCGCGCCTGGCCCGTGAGAAGAACGCGCTCAAGTTCGGCCCCGGTTCTTCGGATGGTCCGATTCAGCATTCGCCGGCCGAGGCACGTCATCGCGGTCGCGCGGTCGTGAGCTTTGCCGACGGCCATTCCGCGTTGTCATCGCTCGCGGAGTTGGGATATCGACAGGATGACGTTGGCGTTGTCGTTGCGGACGCGGATGGGACCGACCCCATCGCGTCGAATCACTTGTGGAATGGTTTGGGATCTGACACTCGCCCGGTGACGGACGCCTCAGCCGCCAGGTCCCGTTGA
- a CDS encoding DUF11 domain-containing protein: protein MLRQGQTKWFVAVISTALFASMSFGQQGGDRRPRMGSAAEKPASQASHPAPKVAPAMPAKVEAAPSQSAPTEQMRETSADSPPAARSLSTPPAESATMIRSTPPSQAASASPVISQPRQNQVSRTQSYYPSGDRATSAILLERSVPAEVRVGESFSYDITLTNLTGHDVSELSLTEKLPSAFELSSSTPSGASAGDRSLNWSLGTLAARQSTTIKVTGAAASVGELNYCATVTFKTEICGANRAVQPELGLTLTAPAEVILCDPITLRYVVSNRGSGVARNVKVTGALPDGWTAQDGRANVSFSAGDLAAGQSREFSVTTKASATGRFSNTASAVEDGGLTADASADTGVTVPKLALTKSGPEKRYLGRPAKYDITIANNGDAPAKDTVIVDDVSSGARVTDAGNGQVSGGQVTWRVGTIEPGASQSLSISVIPNQIGTITNKVSAKAYCAEADAETTTEVVGIPAILLEVVDNDDPIEVGANETYDIIVVNQGSAEGTNIAITCTIPPQQEYVSADGPTAATAQGKIVTFAPLPRLDPKAKATFRITVRGTAMADVRFRVSMISDQLQSPVEETESTHIYE, encoded by the coding sequence ATGTTGCGTCAGGGACAGACGAAGTGGTTCGTGGCTGTCATCTCTACAGCCTTGTTTGCATCCATGTCGTTCGGCCAGCAGGGCGGCGATCGTCGCCCGCGAATGGGCAGCGCCGCCGAGAAGCCCGCAAGCCAAGCCTCTCATCCCGCCCCCAAGGTCGCCCCAGCGATGCCCGCAAAGGTCGAGGCTGCTCCTTCGCAATCCGCGCCAACTGAGCAAATGCGCGAAACGTCAGCGGATTCGCCGCCTGCGGCTCGTTCACTCAGCACGCCGCCCGCCGAGTCGGCGACGATGATTCGCTCAACGCCGCCCTCGCAGGCTGCGTCGGCATCGCCCGTTATCAGCCAACCGCGCCAAAACCAGGTCAGCCGCACACAGAGTTACTACCCCTCGGGCGATCGCGCCACCAGTGCGATTCTCCTGGAGCGAAGCGTTCCCGCTGAAGTCCGCGTGGGCGAGTCCTTCTCTTACGACATCACGCTCACCAATCTGACCGGCCATGACGTGAGCGAACTGTCCCTCACCGAGAAACTGCCGTCGGCGTTTGAATTGTCGAGCTCAACGCCGTCGGGCGCGTCGGCCGGAGATCGCTCGTTGAATTGGTCGCTCGGCACGCTTGCGGCCCGGCAGTCCACGACGATCAAGGTCACCGGCGCGGCCGCATCGGTCGGCGAACTCAACTACTGCGCCACCGTCACCTTCAAGACCGAAATCTGCGGGGCCAACCGCGCCGTTCAACCTGAGCTGGGACTCACGCTGACCGCACCGGCTGAAGTCATCCTCTGCGACCCCATCACGCTTAGATACGTCGTCTCAAATCGCGGCTCCGGCGTTGCACGGAATGTGAAAGTAACCGGCGCACTCCCTGACGGCTGGACCGCGCAGGACGGCCGGGCAAATGTGTCGTTCTCCGCGGGCGACCTCGCCGCGGGACAGTCGCGCGAGTTCAGTGTCACCACCAAGGCATCCGCCACGGGACGATTCAGCAACACGGCGAGCGCCGTTGAAGACGGAGGCTTGACCGCCGATGCATCCGCCGACACCGGCGTGACGGTTCCCAAGCTCGCCCTCACCAAGTCCGGCCCGGAAAAGCGCTATCTGGGCCGACCGGCCAAGTACGATATTACCATTGCGAACAACGGTGACGCCCCGGCGAAGGACACCGTCATCGTCGACGACGTCTCAAGCGGCGCGCGTGTGACGGATGCGGGCAACGGACAAGTTTCCGGTGGCCAGGTCACCTGGCGCGTCGGAACGATTGAGCCGGGCGCGTCGCAGTCACTCTCGATCTCGGTGATACCGAATCAGATCGGGACCATCACGAACAAGGTCTCGGCGAAGGCGTACTGCGCCGAGGCCGATGCTGAAACGACGACCGAAGTCGTCGGCATCCCGGCCATTCTCCTCGAAGTCGTGGACAACGACGACCCGATCGAGGTCGGGGCCAACGAGACCTACGACATCATCGTCGTCAATCAGGGCTCGGCCGAGGGGACCAACATCGCCATCACTTGCACGATCCCGCCGCAGCAGGAGTATGTCTCAGCGGATGGTCCGACCGCCGCCACTGCCCAGGGCAAGATCGTGACTTTTGCACCGCTGCCCCGGCTCGACCCCAAGGCCAAGGCCACCTTCCGCATCACCGTCAGGGGAACCGCGATGGCCGACGTGCGATTCCGGGTCTCCATGATCAGCGACCAACTCCAGTCGCCGGTCGAGGAAACCGAGAGCACGCACATTTACGAATGA
- a CDS encoding DUF11 domain-containing protein, with translation MIAGNELEADMSRQLSTRALITLIALLGLGSAGCRNSMPHSATWPATGDTIPTHPKPPEGGYYTDWDPFAGTIEIDPVEAVNPVKTQHVLIATVRDKDGKPLPNRRVEWIIAEGSVGSIIEIDESGFRASRGYKLTNTFAVSHTNNFKHVITRGTEDPDDDLVLDEGQTWCVISSPVEGDTHIIAYCPAIYDWTKHKVFAVKHWYDVGWEWPPAATNMVGTPHELVTRVFKHSDGSPLVGYKVVYKLASGPGGTFAPGGSTSVSVQSDSAGLAKVTLNQDAPVEGVNDIQIDIIRPDDVQCCKPGGHIATGHTTKTWLAPQIDITKNAPPRAEVGEEFDYSIVVTNPAQMAASDVTVRDTLPNGISYVASRPAATVAGQALSWSIGDLAGGGSVPIAVKVTGQRSGTYHNCADVTASNGLSDNDCADTVIVEPKLALSMNCQVEMMLCDPLPYRVVVTNTGDGTARNVMVKVDLPDGLATGDGRGSLSFSAGNLSPGQSKEANFNLKASRQGGYALRAMASADGGLSADAGCDTRIVMPKLAVTKTGPQMRYLGRPASYQITVSNEGDAPAKDTVLVDTLPAGMEFVSASDGGHPGQGGIMWNLGTLSPGASKSVSVDMKAGRIGTISNTATARAFCTEASASYTMNVEGVPAILLEVVDVHDPIEVGANETYEITVVNQGSSEGTNIKIVATLPPEQEYVSADGPTNASVEGKTVTFAPLPRLNPKASAVYRLTVKGTAANDVRFKVMMTSDQAQEPVEETESTHIY, from the coding sequence ATGATTGCAGGTAATGAGTTGGAGGCGGATATGAGTCGGCAACTGTCAACGAGAGCATTGATCACCCTCATCGCCCTATTGGGTCTGGGATCGGCAGGATGCCGGAACAGCATGCCCCATTCGGCTACATGGCCTGCAACGGGCGACACGATTCCGACGCATCCGAAGCCTCCCGAGGGCGGCTATTACACCGATTGGGACCCCTTCGCCGGCACGATTGAGATCGACCCGGTCGAGGCGGTCAATCCCGTCAAGACGCAGCATGTGCTCATCGCGACCGTGCGCGACAAGGACGGCAAGCCGCTCCCGAATCGCCGCGTCGAATGGATCATCGCCGAAGGCAGCGTCGGCAGCATCATTGAGATCGATGAGAGCGGGTTCCGCGCCAGCCGCGGCTACAAGCTGACCAACACGTTTGCGGTATCGCACACGAACAACTTCAAGCATGTCATCACGCGCGGCACCGAAGACCCTGACGATGACCTCGTTCTCGACGAGGGGCAGACCTGGTGCGTCATCAGCTCGCCGGTGGAAGGCGATACGCACATCATCGCATATTGCCCGGCCATTTATGACTGGACCAAGCACAAGGTCTTCGCCGTCAAGCATTGGTACGACGTCGGCTGGGAGTGGCCGCCTGCCGCGACCAACATGGTCGGCACGCCGCACGAACTGGTGACGCGCGTCTTCAAGCACTCAGACGGCTCACCGCTCGTGGGCTATAAAGTCGTCTACAAACTCGCTTCAGGCCCCGGCGGTACCTTTGCTCCGGGCGGATCGACCAGCGTCTCCGTGCAGTCTGACTCGGCCGGCCTCGCCAAGGTCACGCTCAATCAGGACGCGCCGGTCGAAGGCGTGAACGACATACAGATCGACATCATCCGCCCGGACGATGTGCAGTGCTGCAAGCCCGGCGGACATATCGCGACGGGGCACACGACGAAGACCTGGCTCGCGCCGCAGATCGACATTACCAAGAACGCCCCACCGCGCGCGGAGGTCGGCGAGGAATTCGACTACAGCATCGTCGTGACCAACCCCGCGCAGATGGCCGCCTCGGATGTCACGGTGCGTGACACTTTGCCGAACGGGATTTCCTACGTTGCCAGTCGGCCCGCGGCGACCGTCGCGGGTCAGGCCCTTTCCTGGTCGATCGGCGACCTGGCGGGCGGCGGCAGCGTTCCGATCGCCGTCAAAGTCACGGGCCAACGCTCAGGCACCTATCACAACTGCGCCGACGTCACGGCGTCGAACGGTCTGTCTGACAACGACTGTGCCGACACGGTCATCGTCGAGCCCAAGCTGGCCCTCTCGATGAACTGTCAGGTGGAGATGATGCTCTGCGATCCGCTCCCCTACCGCGTCGTGGTCACCAATACCGGCGACGGCACGGCTCGGAACGTCATGGTCAAAGTCGATCTCCCGGACGGCCTGGCAACCGGCGACGGCCGAGGGTCGCTGTCCTTCTCGGCGGGCAATCTCAGCCCCGGCCAGAGCAAGGAAGCCAACTTCAATCTGAAGGCCTCGCGCCAGGGTGGCTATGCACTGCGAGCCATGGCCAGCGCCGACGGCGGCCTTTCCGCCGACGCGGGCTGCGATACGCGGATCGTGATGCCCAAGCTGGCGGTCACCAAGACCGGCCCGCAGATGCGCTATCTCGGTCGCCCGGCAAGCTATCAGATCACCGTCTCGAATGAGGGTGACGCCCCCGCCAAGGACACCGTGCTTGTCGACACCTTGCCTGCGGGGATGGAGTTTGTCAGCGCCAGCGACGGCGGACACCCCGGCCAGGGCGGCATCATGTGGAACCTCGGCACGCTGTCACCGGGCGCGTCGAAGTCGGTGTCGGTGGATATGAAGGCTGGGCGCATCGGTACGATCAGCAACACCGCGACGGCCCGCGCGTTCTGCACCGAGGCCTCCGCCTCGTACACGATGAACGTCGAGGGCGTACCGGCCATCCTTCTGGAAGTCGTGGACGTCCATGACCCGATCGAGGTCGGCGCGAACGAAACCTACGAGATCACGGTCGTCAATCAGGGCTCGTCAGAGGGAACGAACATCAAGATTGTCGCCACCCTTCCGCCGGAGCAGGAGTACGTCTCCGCCGACGGCCCGACGAACGCGTCGGTGGAGGGCAAGACAGTCACGTTTGCACCGCTGCCCCGACTGAATCCCAAGGCGTCGGCGGTCTATCGACTGACCGTCAAGGGTACGGCCGCGAACGATGTTCGATTCAAGGTGATGATGACCAGCGATCAGGCCCAAGAGCCGGTCGAGGAAACTGAAAGCACGCACATCTATTGA
- a CDS encoding 1-acyl-sn-glycerol-3-phosphate acyltransferase, with product MRWWNGFWRKSAAKTFFPSPDGMRLYYRFLRLLARGIHVLYFRGRVYGLANVPTRGGVMLACNHQSYLDPVLVTLALDREGHFMARDTLFHQPSFRRLIESLNAFPVKRGAADVGAVKEILRRLKSDKVVVVFPEGTRTNDGRIGAINANSLLIAKRAGAAIVPTVIDGAFDAWPRRRMLPAPSPIYVTYCKAITPAEIEAWSIEEIGAVVERRLRERFAASQALRRRRAGIDDGRVNQGESSGAAATKSTGN from the coding sequence ATGAGGTGGTGGAACGGCTTCTGGAGGAAGTCCGCCGCAAAAACATTCTTCCCCAGTCCTGACGGCATGCGTCTTTATTACCGGTTTCTCAGGCTACTTGCGCGGGGGATTCACGTCCTTTACTTTCGGGGGCGCGTCTACGGGCTGGCCAATGTGCCGACCCGCGGCGGGGTGATGCTGGCCTGCAACCATCAGAGCTATCTCGATCCGGTGCTGGTGACCTTGGCGCTCGATCGGGAGGGGCACTTCATGGCGCGGGACACCCTGTTTCATCAGCCGAGCTTTCGGCGATTGATCGAGTCGCTCAATGCGTTCCCGGTGAAGCGCGGAGCGGCGGACGTCGGGGCGGTGAAGGAGATTCTCCGGCGATTGAAGTCCGACAAGGTGGTTGTCGTGTTCCCCGAGGGGACGCGCACGAACGACGGGCGCATCGGGGCGATCAATGCGAATTCACTTCTGATTGCGAAGCGGGCGGGGGCGGCGATCGTTCCGACGGTGATTGACGGGGCATTTGATGCGTGGCCGAGGCGGCGAATGCTGCCGGCGCCGTCGCCGATTTACGTGACGTATTGCAAGGCGATCACGCCGGCGGAGATCGAGGCGTGGTCGATTGAGGAGATCGGGGCGGTGGTGGAGCGGCGATTGCGCGAGCGATTCGCGGCATCGCAGGCGCTGCGCCGCCGGCGCGCGGGGATAGATGATGGGCGGGTAAATCAGGGGGAATCGTCGGGGGCGGCTGCGACGAAATCGACGGGCAATTGA
- the sdhB gene encoding succinate dehydrogenase iron-sulfur subunit encodes MATHNASHHDDHHGPEVHHGHEDHQPIVFRIARQDRPGTARYWQSFSVPRVPGMNVISALQMIAANPTPIGASSATTPVVWDCNCLEEVCGACTMVINGSVRQACTALVDNIGRTDAGEIELEPMTKFPVVRDLMVNRRRMFRGLERIKAWIPVDGYYDAGPGPIQSPEDQDEAYPLSECMTCGCCMEACPQYTKQDIARYPGESDADFSKREDAAYDQSFVGPAVISQTVLFNSHPSGKMSASSRLEALMGPGGITDCGNAQNCVKVCPKEIPLTRSIARAGRETSIYSIMRWLSK; translated from the coding sequence ATGGCAACACACAACGCGTCTCATCACGACGATCATCACGGCCCAGAGGTTCATCACGGCCATGAAGATCACCAACCGATCGTCTTTCGCATTGCCCGACAGGATCGACCGGGAACGGCTCGATATTGGCAGAGCTTTTCGGTGCCACGCGTTCCCGGCATGAACGTGATCTCGGCTCTGCAGATGATCGCTGCCAATCCGACGCCCATCGGGGCCAGCAGTGCGACGACACCGGTGGTGTGGGATTGCAACTGCCTGGAAGAGGTCTGCGGCGCGTGCACCATGGTGATCAACGGCAGCGTCCGGCAAGCATGTACAGCCCTGGTCGACAACATCGGTCGCACCGACGCCGGCGAGATTGAGCTGGAGCCGATGACCAAGTTTCCGGTGGTGCGCGACTTGATGGTCAATCGCCGGCGTATGTTTCGCGGGCTGGAGCGCATCAAAGCCTGGATCCCGGTCGACGGCTATTACGACGCCGGCCCCGGGCCTATTCAGAGCCCCGAGGACCAGGACGAGGCTTATCCACTTTCCGAGTGCATGACCTGTGGATGCTGCATGGAGGCTTGTCCGCAGTACACAAAACAGGACATCGCAAGATATCCGGGAGAGTCGGACGCCGACTTTTCAAAGCGAGAAGACGCGGCCTACGATCAGAGCTTCGTCGGCCCCGCCGTCATTTCGCAGACCGTGCTGTTCAATTCTCATCCGTCCGGAAAGATGAGCGCCTCATCGCGTCTGGAGGCACTGATGGGTCCGGGCGGCATCACCGACTGCGGCAACGCACAGAACTGCGTCAAGGTCTGCCCGAAGGAAATCCCGCTGACTCGATCCATCGCCCGGGCAGGACGAGAAACGAGCATCTACTCGATCATGCGTTGGCTGAGCAAGTAG